In one Streptomyces sp. NBC_00597 genomic region, the following are encoded:
- a CDS encoding DUF6243 family protein, translated as MTDSKNINNPVGQGGGQRKKLSRAERQNNGPHRNRDRQSAADQKAELVRKMREKARAAENAGQASDDTAES; from the coding sequence GTGACCGACAGCAAGAACATCAACAACCCCGTGGGCCAGGGCGGCGGCCAGCGCAAGAAGCTGTCCCGAGCCGAACGACAGAACAACGGTCCGCACCGCAACCGCGACCGCCAGAGTGCCGCCGACCAGAAGGCAGAGCTGGTGCGCAAGATGCGCGAGAAAGCACGCGCAGCTGAGAACGCCGGACAGGCGAGCGACGACACCGCAGAAAGCTGA